One window of Mucilaginibacter inviolabilis genomic DNA carries:
- a CDS encoding DEAD/DEAH box helicase yields MVWFEKLKLNKQLVRSVNEAGFTNPTELQLKTLTRIVGGQDIIAIGPEGSGKTTTYVLGVLNRFNYAPEGVPRVLILVPEKEQVMSVIEQFDLLNKNKSISIVGLYVAPGIESQMDALADGADIVVATPDRARAIYLKLALNLNKVDLLVIDDADLMVKKGLQLPVVELANSIGRGQHLVFTEVMHSRLEKMLDPFMNQPAIIEIEELQEQPLQTHPQLLYNVPNFGTKLNLLNLFLYDDELFTKTVVFVNTKVTADKLYKSLHSRLRDAVAFLNPQFFDTNGFKNIEDFKTAENSRVLIVTNENQETIDLRGIPFLIHFDLPLEKEIFIERITNHDPDHEQETLAITFATDLELSQVKKIEQASGKKIPAATLPDELVIEKETKAKKEEADKKTAKSNADTPIVGAAFHEKKAANAKTYNYSSGQKAKMNNKRKH; encoded by the coding sequence ATGGTGTGGTTTGAAAAATTAAAGCTGAATAAGCAACTGGTTAGGTCGGTAAATGAGGCTGGTTTTACAAACCCTACAGAATTGCAATTAAAAACGCTTACCCGAATAGTTGGCGGCCAGGACATTATTGCCATAGGCCCCGAAGGAAGCGGCAAAACCACCACTTATGTTTTGGGCGTTTTAAACCGTTTCAATTATGCACCGGAAGGCGTTCCGCGGGTATTGATCCTGGTGCCCGAAAAGGAACAGGTTATGAGCGTAATTGAACAATTTGATCTATTGAATAAAAACAAATCGATCTCAATTGTTGGCTTATACGTTGCCCCGGGCATTGAGTCCCAAATGGATGCACTGGCCGATGGCGCCGATATTGTGGTAGCTACCCCAGACAGGGCAAGGGCCATTTACCTGAAACTGGCCCTTAATCTAAACAAAGTTGATCTGCTGGTAATTGATGATGCCGACCTGATGGTTAAAAAAGGCTTGCAACTGCCGGTTGTGGAGCTGGCCAACAGTATAGGCCGGGGTCAGCACCTGGTATTTACCGAGGTAATGCACAGCAGATTAGAGAAAATGCTCGATCCGTTTATGAATCAACCAGCTATTATTGAGATAGAAGAATTACAAGAGCAACCTTTACAAACACACCCTCAGCTATTATATAACGTTCCGAACTTTGGCACCAAGCTCAATTTGCTCAACCTGTTCCTGTATGATGATGAGCTTTTTACCAAAACAGTAGTATTTGTAAATACCAAAGTTACTGCCGACAAATTGTATAAAAGCCTGCATAGCCGCCTGCGCGATGCCGTAGCCTTTTTAAATCCGCAGTTTTTTGATACCAATGGTTTTAAAAATATCGAAGATTTTAAAACTGCTGAGAATTCCCGTGTTTTGATTGTAACCAATGAAAATCAGGAAACTATCGATTTACGTGGTATCCCCTTCCTGATACACTTTGACCTGCCCTTGGAAAAGGAAATCTTTATAGAGCGTATCACTAACCATGATCCTGATCATGAGCAGGAAACCCTGGCTATTACTTTTGCTACCGATCTGGAATTAAGCCAGGTTAAAAAGATAGAGCAGGCCAGCGGCAAAAAAATTCCAGCTGCCACCCTGCCCGATGAACTGGTTATTGAAAAAGAGACAAAAGCAAAAAAAGAGGAAGCGGATAAAAAAACGGCCAAATCAAACGCTGATACTCCAATTGTTGGGGCTGCTTTTCATGAAAAAAAGGCTGCTAATGCCAAAACCTATAATTACAGCTCCGGCCAAAAGGCCAAGATGAACAACAAACGCAAGCATTAA
- a CDS encoding aldo/keto reductase, translating into MEYRQLGASGLKVPVLSFGTATFGGGNEFFKAWGNTQVDEAKKLIHLCLDAGVNFFDTANVYSRGLSEEILGQALEGLRNRVLISSKATFTMGDGANDYGSSRYHLIQQCEASLRRLNTDYIDVYHMHGFDGTTPVEETLRALDDLVTSGKIRYIAASNFSGWHLMKSLSVSERYGWSRYVAHQAYYSLLDREFEWELMPLGIDQKVSTIVWSPLASGQLSGKYRRGQPIPQDNRRAQGGSHGPETNLERLYNIVDALDEVAEETGKSVAQVSLNWLLQRPTVANLVIGARNEEQLKQNLAAVGWNLTTDQVKKLDAASDIDPIYPYWHQRQNTTLNPLPVFY; encoded by the coding sequence ATGGAATACAGACAATTAGGAGCATCGGGATTAAAAGTGCCCGTATTGAGTTTTGGAACGGCCACTTTTGGCGGTGGTAACGAGTTTTTTAAAGCCTGGGGAAATACGCAGGTAGATGAAGCAAAAAAGCTGATCCATCTTTGCCTGGATGCAGGTGTTAACTTTTTTGACACAGCTAACGTTTACTCGCGCGGGTTATCCGAAGAAATATTGGGCCAGGCGCTGGAAGGCTTACGCAACCGGGTACTTATTTCGTCAAAAGCTACTTTTACCATGGGCGATGGCGCTAACGATTATGGTTCATCACGCTATCATCTGATACAGCAGTGCGAGGCCAGCCTGCGCCGCTTAAATACCGATTATATTGACGTGTATCATATGCATGGTTTCGACGGTACCACACCCGTTGAAGAAACTCTGCGCGCCCTGGACGATCTGGTGACCAGCGGTAAGATCCGTTATATTGCGGCCTCCAACTTTTCGGGCTGGCATTTGATGAAATCATTGTCTGTATCTGAGCGTTACGGCTGGAGCAGGTATGTGGCACACCAGGCTTATTATTCATTGCTTGATCGTGAGTTTGAATGGGAACTGATGCCACTGGGCATTGATCAAAAAGTGAGCACCATAGTCTGGAGTCCGTTAGCGTCTGGACAATTAAGCGGTAAATATCGCAGAGGGCAGCCTATTCCCCAGGACAACAGAAGAGCACAAGGCGGCAGCCACGGCCCGGAAACAAATCTTGAACGTTTATACAATATTGTTGATGCGTTAGACGAGGTTGCCGAAGAAACCGGTAAATCGGTAGCGCAGGTATCATTGAACTGGTTATTACAAAGGCCAACTGTAGCCAATCTGGTGATAGGTGCCCGTAACGAGGAACAACTAAAACAAAACCTGGCCGCTGTTGGCTGGAACCTGACCACAGATCAGGTTAAAAAACTGGACGCCGCCAGCGACATTGATCCGATATATCCATACTGGCACCAGCGTCAAAACACCACTTTAAACCCGCTGCCTGTTTTTTATTAA
- a CDS encoding 3-keto-disaccharide hydrolase, with protein sequence MKKIIYPAMALFVVAALLPVKSNAQTTLFDGKTLKGWKRLAGTADYKVEDGQIVGTTVLNSGNSFLVTEKEYGDFILELDTKIESKLSNSGVQTRSHYDPAGHEGKGKVYGRQFEIDPSDRKWTGGIYDEGRRDWLYPLDLNAKAKDAFKVGEYNHIKIECIGNEMKTWINGVPVADVVDTIDSKGFIGLQVHAVSKEEQAGKKVYFKNFKLQTTNLKRTPFPKDIYVVNLQPNSITPAEKAAGWKLLYDGKTNTGWRGATLKIFPAMGWEYKDGTMHVLPSAGKEESGGGDIVTNDQYSAFDLSFEFKLTPGANSGVKYFVTLSEVTKGSAIGLEYQVLDDKLHPDAKLGRDGDRTLASLYDLIKANKQERFVHPIGSWNIGRIVVYPNNHVEHYLNGIKVLEYERGSKEFRDLVAISKYTIWKNFGEAKEGHLLLQDHGNEAFFRNIKIRNLK encoded by the coding sequence ATGAAGAAAATCATCTACCCGGCCATGGCCTTATTTGTTGTGGCTGCCTTACTGCCTGTTAAAAGTAACGCCCAAACCACTTTATTTGATGGTAAAACCCTAAAAGGCTGGAAACGCCTGGCTGGTACTGCCGATTATAAAGTAGAGGATGGCCAGATAGTAGGTACTACTGTTTTAAATTCGGGCAATTCATTTTTAGTAACCGAAAAGGAGTATGGTGATTTTATATTAGAACTGGACACTAAAATAGAAAGCAAGCTGAGTAACTCAGGTGTGCAAACCCGCAGTCATTATGATCCTGCAGGCCATGAAGGTAAGGGAAAGGTTTACGGTCGCCAGTTTGAAATTGATCCATCTGACCGTAAATGGACAGGTGGTATTTATGATGAAGGCCGAAGAGACTGGCTTTATCCGCTTGATCTGAACGCTAAGGCAAAAGATGCTTTTAAAGTAGGCGAGTACAATCATATCAAAATTGAATGTATTGGCAATGAAATGAAAACCTGGATTAATGGCGTGCCTGTTGCTGATGTAGTGGATACTATCGACAGCAAAGGTTTTATCGGTTTGCAGGTACATGCAGTAAGTAAAGAGGAGCAGGCCGGTAAAAAGGTATATTTTAAAAACTTTAAGCTGCAAACCACCAATTTAAAACGTACACCATTCCCCAAGGATATCTATGTCGTAAACTTGCAACCAAACAGCATTACTCCTGCCGAAAAAGCAGCAGGTTGGAAATTACTGTATGATGGTAAAACCAACACTGGCTGGCGTGGTGCCACTTTAAAAATTTTTCCGGCTATGGGATGGGAATATAAAGACGGAACCATGCATGTACTTCCATCGGCAGGAAAAGAGGAATCAGGTGGTGGTGATATTGTAACTAACGATCAGTATAGCGCTTTTGATCTTTCGTTTGAATTTAAATTAACGCCAGGGGCCAACAGCGGTGTGAAATATTTTGTGACCCTGTCTGAAGTAACGAAAGGCTCAGCCATTGGATTGGAATACCAGGTACTGGATGATAAATTGCATCCGGATGCCAAACTCGGTCGTGACGGTGATCGTACCCTGGCCTCATTATATGATCTGATCAAAGCCAATAAACAGGAACGTTTTGTACATCCGATAGGCAGCTGGAACATCGGCAGGATTGTGGTATACCCCAATAACCACGTAGAGCACTATCTGAACGGCATTAAAGTGCTGGAATATGAACGTGGCTCTAAAGAATTCCGGGATCTGGTAGCTATCAGCAAGTACACCATCTGGAAAAATTTTGGCGAAGCAAAAGAAGGCCATCTGTTGCTGCAGGATCATGGCAACGAAGCGTTTTTTAGGAATATTAAGATCAGGAATTTGAAGTAA
- a CDS encoding alpha/beta fold hydrolase, which translates to MSKITVKDGTEIYYKDWGTGQPLFFHHGWPLSGDDWDAQMMFFLKKGYRVIAHDRRGHGRSSQVSGGHDMDTYAADVAAITEALDLRDAIHIGHSTGGGEAIHYAANLGKGRVAKVVLISAVTPLMVKTENNPDGVPMSVFDEIREGTAFNRAQYFEDFTIPFYGYNREGAKISQGIRDNWWRQGMMGGVKAHHDGIKAFSETDFTEDLKSVDIPVLVLHGEDDQIVPFPISGAKAVKLLKNGKLISYPGFPHGMPATEAATINKDLLAFIQS; encoded by the coding sequence ATGAGTAAGATCACAGTAAAAGACGGAACCGAGATTTATTACAAGGATTGGGGAACAGGACAACCACTTTTTTTTCACCATGGCTGGCCTTTATCCGGAGATGATTGGGATGCGCAAATGATGTTTTTTCTAAAAAAGGGATACAGGGTTATAGCCCATGACCGTCGTGGTCACGGAAGATCAAGCCAGGTTTCGGGAGGACATGACATGGATACTTATGCAGCAGATGTAGCAGCGATAACCGAGGCATTGGATCTGAGAGACGCCATACATATCGGTCATTCTACCGGCGGCGGCGAAGCTATCCATTACGCGGCTAATTTGGGAAAAGGGCGTGTTGCCAAAGTGGTGCTGATTAGTGCGGTTACGCCGTTAATGGTTAAAACTGAAAATAATCCTGACGGAGTGCCCATGTCTGTATTTGATGAAATACGTGAAGGTACGGCATTTAACCGGGCACAATATTTTGAGGATTTTACTATTCCTTTTTATGGCTACAACCGTGAGGGAGCAAAAATATCTCAGGGAATCAGAGATAACTGGTGGCGTCAGGGCATGATGGGCGGAGTTAAAGCGCATCATGACGGCATTAAAGCTTTTTCTGAAACAGATTTTACAGAAGATCTTAAAAGTGTAGATATCCCTGTGCTTGTTTTGCATGGTGAAGACGACCAGATTGTTCCGTTTCCAATTTCGGGAGCAAAAGCAGTAAAGCTTTTGAAAAATGGAAAGCTGATTTCTTATCCTGGCTTCCCTCATGGAATGCCTGCAACAGAGGCTGCAACAATCAACAAAGATCTTTTAGCATTTATTCAATCATAA
- a CDS encoding Gfo/Idh/MocA family protein yields MISRRKFIQTTSLAGTCFLLTPELSKAGVFKGSPNDKVVLGMMGTNSRGLYLAQSFARIPNVEIGYICDVDSKVVEKTINEIFKITGKKPQGITDIRKMLEIKEIDAVVIAAPDHWHAPATIMACQAGKHVYVEKPCSHNPHEGEMAVAASKKYNKLVQMGSQRRSFSNVQAMVKELHDGVIGRAYYAKGWYTNHRASIGRGKETAVPENLNYDLWQGPAPRVVYRDNLIHYNWHWLWNWGTGEALNNGTHELDVIRWGLGVDFPNKVVSTGGRFHFNDDWQTPDTQNILYNFPNNTAAEWEGRSCNGFGIEKIGRGVIFYGDKGTLFYGGGNGYQVYDGDNKLVKDVKDDTKVDANNKVSPTEALDGFHMQNFIDAIRGKTALNCPIETGFKSTLLPQLGNISYRVDRVLHVDPANGHIINDPEATKLWSREYEKGWEVNV; encoded by the coding sequence ATGATTAGCCGTAGAAAGTTCATCCAGACAACTTCATTAGCAGGTACCTGCTTCCTGCTTACACCAGAGCTATCAAAAGCGGGGGTTTTTAAAGGGTCGCCAAATGATAAGGTAGTGTTAGGAATGATGGGAACCAATAGCCGCGGGCTATACCTGGCTCAAAGCTTTGCCCGTATACCCAACGTGGAGATAGGATATATATGTGATGTAGACTCCAAAGTGGTTGAGAAAACCATTAATGAGATATTCAAAATTACTGGTAAAAAACCACAGGGCATTACCGATATTCGTAAAATGCTCGAGATCAAGGAAATTGATGCGGTAGTTATTGCCGCACCTGATCATTGGCATGCTCCGGCCACCATTATGGCCTGCCAGGCGGGTAAACATGTGTATGTAGAAAAACCCTGCAGCCATAACCCACATGAGGGTGAAATGGCGGTTGCGGCCTCCAAAAAATACAATAAACTGGTGCAAATGGGTAGCCAGCGCCGTTCATTTAGTAATGTACAGGCTATGGTGAAGGAATTGCATGATGGCGTTATCGGCCGGGCTTATTATGCCAAAGGCTGGTATACTAATCACCGTGCAAGCATCGGCCGTGGTAAGGAAACGGCTGTACCTGAAAATCTAAACTATGACCTTTGGCAGGGCCCGGCACCACGTGTGGTTTATCGCGATAACCTGATCCATTATAACTGGCACTGGCTTTGGAACTGGGGAACCGGTGAGGCTCTGAACAATGGTACCCACGAGTTGGATGTGATCCGCTGGGGCTTGGGTGTTGATTTTCCGAACAAGGTAGTATCAACCGGTGGACGTTTTCATTTTAACGATGATTGGCAAACGCCTGATACACAAAATATCCTGTACAATTTTCCCAATAATACTGCTGCTGAGTGGGAAGGCCGTAGCTGCAACGGATTTGGTATTGAAAAAATAGGCAGGGGAGTAATCTTCTACGGTGATAAAGGAACCTTGTTTTACGGTGGCGGCAACGGCTATCAGGTTTACGATGGTGATAACAAACTGGTAAAGGATGTGAAAGACGATACCAAAGTTGATGCTAACAATAAAGTTAGCCCTACCGAGGCACTGGATGGTTTTCACATGCAGAACTTTATTGATGCCATAAGAGGCAAAACTGCTTTAAACTGCCCGATTGAAACCGGATTTAAGTCGACATTGTTGCCTCAGTTGGGTAATATATCTTACCGGGTTGACCGGGTATTGCATGTCGATCCAGCTAATGGGCATATTATAAACGATCCGGAAGCTACCAAACTATGGAGCAGGGAGTATGAAAAGGGCTGGGAAGTAAATGTATAA
- a CDS encoding MmcQ/YjbR family DNA-binding protein — translation MATDMFTFMQFMRATLLPLPGVTEKMHFEDPAFYVNKKIMANVKLKDELVALHTLEREKWMTADPHTFFITDHYRNYKYMLVRLETVSPDDLKELLITAWRNRATQKLIREYEER, via the coding sequence ATGGCTACAGACATGTTCACCTTTATGCAGTTTATGCGTGCTACTTTGCTGCCATTGCCCGGAGTAACCGAAAAAATGCATTTTGAGGACCCCGCGTTTTATGTGAATAAAAAAATAATGGCCAATGTGAAGCTAAAGGATGAACTGGTAGCGCTACACACCCTTGAACGGGAAAAATGGATGACTGCCGATCCGCATACCTTTTTTATTACAGATCATTACCGGAACTACAAATACATGCTGGTACGGCTCGAAACCGTATCGCCCGATGATCTGAAAGAACTACTGATCACCGCCTGGCGCAACCGCGCTACTCAAAAACTCATCAGGGAGTACGAAGAGCGGTAA
- a CDS encoding CDGSH iron-sulfur domain-containing protein: MEKTRLTINNNGSVKVDGDFEIVDAQGNVYGLQGRTVLSICRCGLSANKPFCDGAHKGHFEHDAIAFDLPPKKV, encoded by the coding sequence ATGGAGAAAACCAGACTTACCATTAATAATAACGGCTCTGTAAAAGTTGACGGCGATTTTGAAATTGTTGACGCTCAAGGCAACGTATACGGTTTACAAGGCCGTACAGTATTATCTATTTGCCGCTGCGGCTTGTCGGCCAACAAACCATTTTGCGATGGCGCCCACAAAGGCCACTTTGAACATGATGCTATAGCGTTTGATCTGCCACCTAAAAAAGTTTAA
- a CDS encoding VF530 family DNA-binding protein encodes MQQQSKDPLHGKTLQVILEELLAQFGWEELDKRIRINCFHDNPSIQSSLKFLRKTPWARKKVEDLYIAYCVK; translated from the coding sequence ATGCAACAACAAAGCAAAGATCCGCTGCACGGTAAAACATTACAGGTAATATTGGAAGAGCTTTTGGCTCAATTTGGATGGGAGGAACTGGACAAACGCATCCGTATCAACTGTTTTCATGATAACCCCAGTATACAATCAAGCCTTAAGTTTTTGCGTAAAACACCCTGGGCCCGCAAAAAGGTTGAAGACCTGTATATAGCTTACTGCGTAAAATAG
- a CDS encoding peptidoglycan-binding protein: MIKKQYLKEIVITGTQQKGGNTNTVKDVIKVQSWLNLYAMVNPSAGTATGIDGDFGPATQAAVNAFQLAKNLPQTGIVDAALFTELSRPMLNAFTGVVAGADLRTLVVNTAFQHLNNAPFELTIKGQSNSGPWVRSYMDGMEGTPWFWCMGFVQTILDQAASQLGKDFRTLMPLSYSCDTVATTGIQKGILSRFATVRSNPSIVKPGDIFLLEKTTYDWIHTGIITAVNGDVFETIEGNTNNDGSSNGNGVYKRVRNFQNSKLDVFSIQSLV, translated from the coding sequence ATGATTAAAAAGCAATACCTGAAAGAAATAGTTATAACGGGTACCCAGCAAAAAGGCGGAAACACCAACACCGTAAAAGATGTAATAAAGGTGCAAAGCTGGCTTAATTTATACGCTATGGTAAACCCATCGGCAGGCACGGCTACCGGTATCGACGGTGATTTTGGTCCGGCTACGCAGGCCGCGGTAAATGCTTTTCAACTGGCCAAAAATTTACCCCAAACCGGTATTGTTGATGCCGCTCTTTTTACCGAATTATCCAGACCGATGCTAAACGCCTTTACGGGCGTTGTAGCAGGAGCCGATCTGCGTACTTTGGTAGTAAATACCGCTTTTCAACATCTCAATAATGCCCCTTTTGAACTCACTATTAAAGGACAGAGTAACAGCGGCCCCTGGGTGCGCAGCTATATGGATGGAATGGAAGGTACGCCGTGGTTTTGGTGTATGGGCTTTGTACAAACTATTTTAGATCAGGCTGCCAGTCAGCTGGGTAAAGATTTTCGTACGCTGATGCCTTTGTCTTACAGTTGCGATACTGTAGCTACCACGGGGATTCAGAAGGGTATCCTGAGCCGTTTCGCTACTGTGCGCAGTAACCCTTCTATCGTGAAACCGGGTGATATCTTCCTGCTGGAAAAAACTACTTACGACTGGATACACACCGGCATTATCACCGCTGTCAATGGCGATGTGTTTGAAACTATTGAAGGCAATACCAATAACGATGGCAGCAGCAACGGGAACGGCGTGTACAAACGCGTCCGTAATTTCCAAAACTCCAAACTGGACGTATTTTCGATACAGAGTTTAGTTTAA
- a CDS encoding tRNA pseudouridine synthase A, translated as MRYFFHIGYHGTKYSGWQKHAGVMSVQLVLETALGKLFKHPVAVVGCGRTDAHVHASQFFFHVDVEHEWDFDLFFRLNKILPDDIALFDIIPMQGLPHARFDAVQRTYDYFIHTYKDPFLSDFSSLYLERNLDIDAMKKATALLPLYDDYRAFCKMPDRIDHTICKVSSAGLFVDQSGDRIRFHISANRFLSKMIRIIVGRLLDIGRGDMSVDEFEHYLASKQTPQIIIPAHPQGLYLSKVTYPYLDLAPRTNFSGFLF; from the coding sequence ATGCGTTATTTTTTCCATATAGGTTATCACGGTACAAAATACAGCGGCTGGCAAAAACATGCCGGTGTTATGAGTGTACAACTGGTTTTAGAAACCGCGCTTGGCAAACTGTTTAAGCATCCCGTTGCCGTTGTTGGCTGCGGTCGTACCGATGCACATGTACACGCGAGTCAGTTCTTTTTTCATGTTGATGTGGAACATGAATGGGATTTCGACCTGTTTTTCAGGCTCAATAAAATATTACCGGACGATATAGCCCTGTTTGACATTATCCCGATGCAGGGCCTGCCACATGCCCGTTTTGATGCCGTACAGCGCACCTATGATTATTTTATCCATACCTATAAAGATCCGTTTTTGAGCGATTTCAGTTCGTTGTACCTCGAAAGAAACCTGGATATTGATGCCATGAAAAAGGCTACGGCGCTGCTGCCTTTGTATGATGATTACCGCGCGTTTTGCAAAATGCCCGACAGGATTGACCATACCATTTGCAAAGTATCATCGGCCGGTTTGTTTGTTGATCAAAGCGGCGACAGGATACGGTTTCACATATCGGCCAACAGGTTTTTGAGTAAGATGATCAGAATCATTGTAGGCCGGCTACTGGATATTGGTCGGGGAGATATGAGCGTTGATGAATTTGAACATTACCTGGCCAGCAAACAAACACCCCAGATCATTATACCGGCTCATCCGCAGGGCCTCTATCTTTCTAAAGTCACTTACCCCTATCTTGACCTGGCCCCGCGCACAAATTTTTCGGGTTTCCTGTTTTGA
- a CDS encoding GntR family transcriptional regulator, with protein sequence MKNYLKILSIDEYSITPKYLQLSNAIIRGIESGDIVKDDMLPSINDLSFALDTSRNTIERVYKELKDKGIVSSVPGKGFFISNTDFQKPIKIFLLFNKLSGHKKIIYDAFVDTIGEKATVDFYIYNNDFHFFKKIITESAQNDYAKYIIIPHFLDNEAKAHEIINIIPKDKLILLDNLVPGVSGKFAAIYENFATDVYEALKKLLDKLTNYHTIKLIFPGKTYHSKEIMKGFLNFCRQYAFEYAVVDSLSAETIQPQTVYISLMEDDLVELIKKIIASDLKVARDVGVISYNETALKEIILDGITTISTDFKLMGSKAAEFALSNCHEHFAVPFHVTIRSSL encoded by the coding sequence GTGAAAAATTATCTGAAAATATTATCGATAGACGAATACTCTATCACGCCCAAATACCTGCAGTTATCCAACGCCATTATCAGGGGTATCGAAAGCGGTGATATTGTTAAAGATGACATGCTTCCCTCTATCAATGACCTGAGCTTTGCCCTGGATACTTCACGCAATACCATTGAGCGGGTTTATAAGGAATTGAAAGATAAAGGTATTGTAAGTTCGGTACCTGGCAAGGGCTTTTTTATCTCCAATACCGATTTTCAGAAACCGATCAAAATATTCCTGCTGTTCAACAAACTGAGCGGGCATAAAAAGATCATTTACGACGCTTTTGTAGATACTATTGGTGAAAAGGCCACCGTCGATTTTTATATCTACAATAACGATTTCCATTTTTTCAAGAAGATCATTACCGAAAGCGCTCAAAACGATTATGCCAAGTATATCATTATCCCGCATTTCCTGGATAATGAAGCCAAAGCGCATGAGATCATCAATATCATCCCGAAGGATAAACTGATCCTGCTGGATAACCTGGTACCCGGGGTAAGCGGAAAGTTTGCGGCGATTTACGAAAACTTCGCCACCGATGTATACGAGGCCCTGAAAAAGTTGCTGGATAAGCTAACAAATTACCACACCATTAAACTGATATTCCCGGGCAAAACCTATCACTCTAAAGAGATCATGAAGGGGTTTTTAAATTTTTGCCGGCAGTATGCTTTTGAATATGCCGTGGTCGATTCCTTATCAGCAGAAACCATCCAGCCGCAAACGGTTTATATCAGCCTAATGGAGGACGACCTGGTTGAACTGATCAAAAAGATCATCGCGTCTGATTTAAAAGTAGCCAGAGACGTGGGTGTAATATCTTATAACGAAACCGCGCTTAAAGAGATCATCCTGGATGGCATCACTACTATATCAACCGATTTCAAGCTAATGGGCAGCAAAGCGGCAGAATTTGCCCTGAGCAATTGCCACGAACACTTCGCAGTACCGTTTCATGTTACCATCAGAAGTTCGTTATAA